One stretch of Halichoerus grypus chromosome 8, mHalGry1.hap1.1, whole genome shotgun sequence DNA includes these proteins:
- the LOC118520016 gene encoding solute carrier family 25 member 3-like produces the protein MQVDPQKYKGIFNGFSVTLKEDGVRGLAKGWAPTFIGYSMQGLCKFGFYEVFKVLYSNMLGEENAYLWCTSLYLAASASAEFFADIALAPMEAARVQIQTQPGYANTLRDAAPKMYKEEGLKAFYKGVAPLWMRQIPYTMMKFACFERTVEALYKFVVPKPRSECSKAEQLVVTFVAGYIAGVFCAIVSHPTDSVVSVLNKEKGSSASQVLQRLGFKGVWKGLFARIIMIGTLTALQWFIYDSVKVYFRLPHPPPPEMLESLKKQLGLTQ, from the coding sequence ATGCAGGTGGACCCCCAGAAGTACAAGGGCATATTTAATGGATTCTCAGTTACACTTAAAGAGGATGGTGTTCGTGGTTTGGCTAAAGGATGGGCTCCGACTTTCATTGGCTACTCTATGCAGGGGCTCTGCAAGTTTGGCTTTTATGAAGTCTTCAAAGTCTTGTATAGCAACATGCTTGGGGAGGAGAATGCCTATCTCTGGTGCACATCGCTATATTTGGCTGCTTCTGCCAGTGCTGAATTCTTTGCTGACATTGCCCTGGCTCCTATGGAAGCTGCTAGGGTTCAAATTCAAACCCAACCAGGTTATGCCAACACTTTGAGGGATGCAGCTCccaaaatgtataaggaagaAGGCTTAAAAGCATTCTACAAGGGAGTTGCCCCTCTCTGGATGAGACAGATACCATACACCATGATGAAATTTGCCTGCTTTGAACGTACTGTTGAAGCATTGTACAAGTTTGTGGTTCCTAAGCCCCGAAGTGAATGTTCAAAGGCAGAGCAACTGGTTGTAACATTCGTGGCAGGTTACATAGCTGGAGTCTTCTGTGCAATTGTTTCTCACCCTACTGATTCCGTGGTATCTGTGTTGAATAAGGAGAAAGGTAGCAGTGCTTCTCAGGTTCTTCAGAGACTTGGATTTAAAGGTGTATGGAAGGGACTCTTTGCCCGTATCATCATGATTGGCACTTTGACTGCACTACAGTGGTTCATCTATGACTCTGTGAAGGTCTACTTCAggctccctcaccctcctccacctGAAATGCTAGAGTCTCTGAAGAAGCAGCTTGGGTTAACTCAGTAG